The Ruficoccus amylovorans region TGCGTCACGGCCACACGGCCCTGGTCCATGCTGGTGGAGGCCAGCGCGGGGAAGCCGATCACGTCACCGGCGGCGTAAATGCTCGGCACCTTGGTGCTGTACTTCTCATCGACCACGATGTTCTGGCGGTTGTCAATCTCGACGCCGAGGGCTTCCAGCCCGAGGTTGTGCGAAGCGCCACTGCGCCCGGCGGCATAGAGGAACATGTCCGCCTCGATGGGAGCGCCGTTGGTCAGTTTGGCGTGGACGTTGGAGGTGTGCTCTTCGGGGAGGATTTCGACCTGCTCGATACGGCTGCCGAAGACGAACTCGATGCCTATCTTTTCCATGTCGGCCGTCAGTTCGCGGCAGATCTCGCGGTCGAGGAAGCCAAGGATTTCCTCGTGGCTGTTAACGAGCTTCACCTTCGTACCCATGACGGCGAAAATGGTCGCGTATTCACAACCAATGACACCGGCCCCAACGATGACGATGCTGCGGGGGATGCGGTTGATATTCAGGATGGTGTCCGAGTCGTGGACAAACTTGCCGTCAAAGGGGATGCCCGGAGGCTGGAAGGGATAGGAACCGGTCGCCACGAGGATAAACTCACCCTCGATCTCGGCGGCATCCTTGCCCTCAATCACCACTGTGTGCGGGTCCTTGACTGTAGCGGTGCCGATGTAGGTGTCGATGTTGTGCAGCTTGAAGTTGGCGGCTATGCCCTGTTCCTGCTGTTCGACGACCTGGTTCTTGCGGAAAAAGAAGTCGCGCACATTGGCGGCGCGTTCCAGCTCCTTGTCCACCCCGAAGAGACCCCGTTCGTTCAGGCCCGAGTAGTACAGCGCGGTTTCCTTGAGCGTTTTGGAAGGCAGCGTGCCGGTGTTGGTACCCGCGCCGCCCAGGTCGGCCCGCTTTTCGACGACCGCGACCTGCTTGCCATAGTAGGCGGCCTTGACCGCCGCTTTCTCCCCGGCCGGACCGGAGCCGATGATAATCAAATCGTATTTTTTCATGAGAGAAGTAATCAAAGGGAAAGAAGTGAACGTGACCGATACACTTGCCTAATCTCAGGCTCGCTTGCAACCCTTTAAGCTTACGGCGGAGCAATCCCCGGAAAGCCTCATGGTCAAAAAACGAAATCAAGAAATCGCGGTGGCAAAGGCGCTACCCACGGGTAAACATCAGGCGAATTTCCGAAGCTGACGGTCGGGGACGCTCAACAAAACAAGCGTCAACGGCCTGATTGATATTCGCATGCAGTTCGCGCAGGTCGGCTCCGTTCGCCTGGATGAACTCGGTCAGGCAGACGGCTTCGTAGCCGCCGCTTTCCTGAGCCATAACTTCAAATATCAATCCCATACACCCTCTCTTAACCACCAGTACCGGGCAAACCCACCGTTATACGTCCTTTGCCGTGAAGAGCCGACAGCCTGCCAGATTTTGGTAAAAAAAGCCAGCCTGAAAAAATGTCTCACCTTGGGAGTTGGTAAAAAGCCCCGTCTATTTCAGATCTTTCCGTTCTGTAATTTTTATGGGAAAAGTGTTTGGCTTAATTCCCGCAACTCTATAACAGCTAAAAACTTGCCGATGAGTTCGCACGAACGCCCGCCAAAACCAACCATCATCACCGTCCTGCGGTTGCTAATCGGGATCGGTGTCATTCTGGCTGTTGTGCTGGCCGGAAAGGAGCTCGCCCCGCATTTACCCGTAGCTGAGAAGTGGATCGAAGAGCAGGGCATGCTGGCACCGGTCTATTATATTCTGCTGTTGAGTGTGCTCACGTTCTTGTGTGTTCCGCTGGACCTGATGCTAATTGCCGCCGGCATGATGTTTTCGCTCGGAAAGGGATTTTTATACATCGTCACCGGGCTGTATCTCAGTCAGAGCCTGATCTTCTGGGTGTCGCGGCTGTTTCTGCACAAGCACGTCCAGCGCCTGGTAGCCCGCAAGCCCAAGCTGCGCAAGCTCAACGCCGTACTCGACCAGCAAGGAATCAAGCTGCTGGTGCTGATCCGCCTGGCACCGATCCCGGCCTCCCCTGTCAGTTATCTGATGGGGGCGAGCCCGATGAGTTTCCGGCACTTCAGCATTGCCAATCTGGGACTGCTTCCGATGGCCTTTGTCTCGCAATACCTGGGCTACGCGGCCATCCATGCCACCCGCACGACATATTCTCCCCACCACGTTTTCAATCTCCACGATGCCGTTACCTACGGCGGATTGCTTATCGCCGTCGCCGTCGTTGGCTTCATCGGCCACCTCGCTCATAAAACTCTTAATGATGTTGAAGAGAATGCTTAAATAGCATTCACTAAATAATACTTTCCATAAAGCCTTCTTATGGAAATATTCCGTCACTCCCTCCAGATGAACCGAATATTTGCCCTGATATTCGGCTTGGTGGCTGTTATGCTATCGAGTTGCAGCCGACCGGACATGCCAGTCGTCAAGCTGGCTATCAATCATTGGCCCGGATACGAGTTCCTGTTTCTGGCGAAGGAAAAACACTATTTCGAGAAAGAGGGTGTCCGGGTGCAACTGGTGGAGTTTACTTCGCTGCCGGATGTACTGGAGGCGTATCAGTCCGGCGATGTGGATGGGATGGCTTGCACACTGGTCGAGACCCTGGCTGCGGCCGGGCAGGCCAGACGGCAGCCGCAGATTTTTCTGGTGACCGATTATTCAAACGGGGGCGATGTCATTCTGGCCCGAAACGAGATCCGCATTCCGGACGGACTTTCCGGGCTGGCCGTTGCCTGTGAGAGCAACCATCTCGGAGGCTATATGCTCTATCGAGCCTTGCAGAAATACAATCGCACCCTGGCTGACGTGAAGCTTGTCAATCTCGACCAGACCGAGATGGAAAAAGCCTTCCGCAAAGGCGAGGTCGATGCGGTGGTTGCCTATCCCCCTGTCTCGACCAGCCTCCTGCGCGACGGACAGGCGCAAGTCATCTTTTCCAGCGCGAATATACCTGGTGAAGTACTCGACGTGCTCGTGGCCGATAAATCTCTCATTGATGGCAAGCCGGACGCGGTCAGGGCCATCATTCGCGCCTGGGGCCGGGCCCACAAGTTCCATACGCGTAACCGCGAAGATTCCCACCAGATCATGGGACGTCACATGGGGCTGATGCCAGAGGAGTTTGCCCAGATATTGGACAAACTGAAGCTCATTGCTCCCGACGAGCAAGTCCCTTACTTCGAGCCTGAGAACGGACGCTTACTTGAAATCGCTCGCAACACTCACGGCATTCTGCGGCAGATGGGATCATTGAGCGGAGACTTGGATATTTCAGTCCTGATCGCTCCCGCCTCCCTTCATCCAACCCCATGAAGTCAAAGTCCTCCAGCCGTCCCCGGGGCCTGACGCTCTGGTCGAAGCTCCTCATACCGCTCGTGTTGATCGGTGTCATCGGGGGCCTCATTGGCATCGCCTGGAACAAGCTTTTCATCCGCGAACACCTCGGGGAAGGTACTGCCTATCAGGCGTCAGTCATGGCCTCCGCCGTCCGGCAGAATTTTTATCTGGAGAGCAGCGCAGAGAAACGGATTCGCGCGGTCAACCGCTTTGCCGCCGAAGATGGTGTGGACCGTATTGTCGTCGTTGCCGGGAGCCCGGCAGTCATCGTCGCTTCCTCCGAACTCTCACTGATCGGCAAGTCCATTAACGAACTGGAACCCCAGGCTGTGGATATCCTCAGGAAAACCATGAACTCGGGACTGGGCCAGCAGAGCCACCCCGAGGAGGAACGGCGTTGGGGCTTCACCGAGGCCTTTGCCACCTCCCTGCCCGGTCGCGATGAACTGGTGCCAGCCGCCGTCCTCGTGGATATCGACTCGATGGCGATCAAGGCGCAGCTTGTCGCCCTAACCAGCAAGATGATTCTCCTGTGGTACGGCGCGATGACGCTGGTCATTGTGCTGACCTTCATCGCGGTGGACCTGATCGTCCTGCGCCCGACCAAGCAGATCACTGAAGCCATCGACCGGCAGGCCGAAGGGGACAGCCATGCCAAGGCTCCCGTACTCGCCAACGATGAAATCGGCGAAATGGCCCGTCGGCTCAACCGTATGCTTGAAAGCCTCTACGAGGCCCAGCATCTCACGCGCCGCCTTTCCATGGTTGCCGCGCGCACCATTAACGGCGTAGCCATCACGGACGCCGAAGGACGGATCGAATGGGTCAACGAAGGTTTTACCCGGATCACCGGCTACACCTTGCATGAGTGTCGAGGCCGCAAGCCGGGCGACTTCCTCCAGGGCAAGGATACCGACCCGGTGGCAGTCGATCTCATGCGCACAGGCATCCGCAGCCAAAGCGGTTTCAATGTAGAGATTCTCAACTACAACAAGAACGGCACCCCCTACTGGGTCAGCATCGAGACCCAGCCCATCCACGACGATCAGGGGCGGCTCTCGGGCTTTATGGCCATCGAGGCAGACATCACCGAGCGGGTCGAGTCCGACAAGGCGATCAAGGAAAACCAGGAGCGCTGGGACCTCGCGCTTGAGGGTAGCCGGGACGGAGTCTGGGACTGGAACCTCCAGACCAACGAAGTCTTTTTCTCCGCCAACTGGGCGCGTATGTTCGGCTACGACCGGGAAGACATTTCCAATCGCTTCGAGGAACTGACGAGCCGTATTCATCCCGACGACCTCCCCCGCACCATGAATGAGGTGCGCCGTCACTTTGCCCGCGAGACCCGGATCTACGAGTGCACCTACCGCATGGTTCGCAAGGACAAATCTGTCTGCTGGGTGCTCGACCGCGGCAAGGCTGTCTTTGACGCCAACGGGCGGCCCTACCGGATGATCGGCACCCACACCGACATCACCCAGCAGATGGAGCGCGAGGAGGAACTGCGCAAGGCCAAGAACAAGGCCGAGGAGCTTAACGCCAAGCTCAAGGAAGTCGTCAAGACCGCCTGGGATTCCACCCTCGAAGCCAAGCGGGCCAACCAGGCGAAAAGCGCCTTTCTGGCGACCATGAGCCACGAAATCCGCACCCCGATGAACGGCGTGATCGGCATGACCGGGCTTTTACTGGACACCCCGCTCAATCCCGAGCAGCGCGACTACGTAAAAACCATCCAGGGCAGCGGCGAAGCCCTCCTGACGATCATCAACGACATCCTCGACTACTCCAAGATCGAAGCCGGCCGGATCGAGTTGGAAAAGCTCCCCTTCAGCATTGCGGACTGCATTTCCGAAACCCTCAACCTGCTTGCCCCAAAGGCGGACCGAAAAGGGCTCGAACTGACTTATTCCATCTCCGAGAATGTCCCGCACATCCTGATCGGTGACGCCACCCGGCTCAAACAGGTCTTGGTCAACCTGCTGGGTAACGCGGTCAAGTTTACCGAGCAAGGCCGCGTGGTCGTCAGTGTCGAAAGCGAACACCTTGGCAATCACCTGCACCAGATCCGTTTCACCATCCGCGACACCGGCATCGGCATCCCCAGGGACCGCATGGACCGGCTCTTTGATTCCTTCTCGCAGGTGGACGCCTCTACCAGCCGCCGCTACGGTGGCAGCGGCCTGGGACTGGCCATTTCCAAGCGGCTGGTCCGGCTCATGGGCGGTGATATTTCCGTCCTCAGCGAGGAAGGACAAGGCTCGACCTTCAGCTTCCATGTCCAGTTCCCGGCCAAGCCCAATCAGGGCACCATCAGCGCCGGGGACGCATCCAGCCCGCTTCAGGAAAAGCGTATCCTCATCGTGGTGGCCGATCCCATCGAGCGTGGTGTCATCAGCCGGGCAGCTGAGTCCTGGGGAATGAGCGCGATGAGTGTGGACTCCACCCAGGC contains the following coding sequences:
- the sthA gene encoding Si-specific NAD(P)(+) transhydrogenase, translated to MKKYDLIIIGSGPAGEKAAVKAAYYGKQVAVVEKRADLGGAGTNTGTLPSKTLKETALYYSGLNERGLFGVDKELERAANVRDFFFRKNQVVEQQEQGIAANFKLHNIDTYIGTATVKDPHTVVIEGKDAAEIEGEFILVATGSYPFQPPGIPFDGKFVHDSDTILNINRIPRSIVIVGAGVIGCEYATIFAVMGTKVKLVNSHEEILGFLDREICRELTADMEKIGIEFVFGSRIEQVEILPEEHTSNVHAKLTNGAPIEADMFLYAAGRSGASHNLGLEALGVEIDNRQNIVVDEKYSTKVPSIYAAGDVIGFPALASTSMDQGRVAVTHMFNFWGDEKISEQFPYGIYTIPEVSVYGMTEDEAQKKKIDYCIGRARYRDMPRGRIIGAKEGLLKLVVDRPTRKVLGVHIFGKIATELIHYGMDLVQNEDTLGRIVSRVYNTPTLHELYKYAAYNALIEGHYMDEPTGN
- a CDS encoding TVP38/TMEM64 family protein; this encodes MQFAQVGSVRLDELGQADGFVAAAFLSHNFKYQSHTPSLNHQYRANPPLYVLCREEPTACQILVKKASLKKCLTLGVGKKPRLFQIFPFCNFYGKSVWLNSRNSITAKNLPMSSHERPPKPTIITVLRLLIGIGVILAVVLAGKELAPHLPVAEKWIEEQGMLAPVYYILLLSVLTFLCVPLDLMLIAAGMMFSLGKGFLYIVTGLYLSQSLIFWVSRLFLHKHVQRLVARKPKLRKLNAVLDQQGIKLLVLIRLAPIPASPVSYLMGASPMSFRHFSIANLGLLPMAFVSQYLGYAAIHATRTTYSPHHVFNLHDAVTYGGLLIAVAVVGFIGHLAHKTLNDVEENA
- a CDS encoding ABC transporter substrate-binding protein is translated as MPVVKLAINHWPGYEFLFLAKEKHYFEKEGVRVQLVEFTSLPDVLEAYQSGDVDGMACTLVETLAAAGQARRQPQIFLVTDYSNGGDVILARNEIRIPDGLSGLAVACESNHLGGYMLYRALQKYNRTLADVKLVNLDQTEMEKAFRKGEVDAVVAYPPVSTSLLRDGQAQVIFSSANIPGEVLDVLVADKSLIDGKPDAVRAIIRAWGRAHKFHTRNREDSHQIMGRHMGLMPEEFAQILDKLKLIAPDEQVPYFEPENGRLLEIARNTHGILRQMGSLSGDLDISVLIAPASLHPTP
- a CDS encoding PAS domain-containing protein translates to MKSKSSSRPRGLTLWSKLLIPLVLIGVIGGLIGIAWNKLFIREHLGEGTAYQASVMASAVRQNFYLESSAEKRIRAVNRFAAEDGVDRIVVVAGSPAVIVASSELSLIGKSINELEPQAVDILRKTMNSGLGQQSHPEEERRWGFTEAFATSLPGRDELVPAAVLVDIDSMAIKAQLVALTSKMILLWYGAMTLVIVLTFIAVDLIVLRPTKQITEAIDRQAEGDSHAKAPVLANDEIGEMARRLNRMLESLYEAQHLTRRLSMVAARTINGVAITDAEGRIEWVNEGFTRITGYTLHECRGRKPGDFLQGKDTDPVAVDLMRTGIRSQSGFNVEILNYNKNGTPYWVSIETQPIHDDQGRLSGFMAIEADITERVESDKAIKENQERWDLALEGSRDGVWDWNLQTNEVFFSANWARMFGYDREDISNRFEELTSRIHPDDLPRTMNEVRRHFARETRIYECTYRMVRKDKSVCWVLDRGKAVFDANGRPYRMIGTHTDITQQMEREEELRKAKNKAEELNAKLKEVVKTAWDSTLEAKRANQAKSAFLATMSHEIRTPMNGVIGMTGLLLDTPLNPEQRDYVKTIQGSGEALLTIINDILDYSKIEAGRIELEKLPFSIADCISETLNLLAPKADRKGLELTYSISENVPHILIGDATRLKQVLVNLLGNAVKFTEQGRVVVSVESEHLGNHLHQIRFTIRDTGIGIPRDRMDRLFDSFSQVDASTSRRYGGSGLGLAISKRLVRLMGGDISVLSEEGQGSTFSFHVQFPAKPNQGTISAGDASSPLQEKRILIVVADPIERGVISRAAESWGMSAMSVDSTQAAFNLLENRQPVDIILLDSDISQLNSPDIGRKIRALPGLGEIPITLICSTVCNGCADVFQAVLSKPVNMPLLRTHLERIIRSSPASPPPAQSAPPQITLDYDTGVRQPLRILLAEDNLVNQKVASLILNRFGYTVDIANNGKEAVEAVAHTPYEVVLMDVQMPEVDGYEATRRIRQQQSARRPYIIALTAGAMQGDREAAIEAGMDDYLSKPVKQKSLLEALSRAYQAIHT